The genome window TTTCCATAAATGTATTTAAAATTTCAGCAATAGTAATAAATTATGCCTAAAGTGTAATAAGGTTTGACTAAAAGCAGCCTTTTTGTGTATCATTTCTATGCTTTGGTTTTTAATAATTCAGTGCCGAACGCCATATCTGTTAAATTTTGTACTTTTGGCGCTGGTATTAGAGTTGTTTATTGTTTGATAGCTTTTAGTTGGTGATACCATTCATAACATGACAGTAGAAAAAATTTCGTTACGGACAATAGAAGTAACCCGGTATATAACTCCTTTGCGTGAAGGAGGCTCCTTACCTGCTTTAGCCGAAGCAGCTGATGATTTTAAGTATGTGCTTAAATTCAGAGGTTCGGGGCAAGGGCCAAAGGTTTTAATTGCAGAATTAGTAGGGGGGGAGATAGCCCGTGCACTGGGATTAAAAATACCTGAGTTGGTTTTTGCCAACTTGGATGAAGCTTTTGGGCAAACAGAAGCTGATCAGGAAATTCAGGATTTACTGAAAGCGAGTAAAGGGTTAAACTTAGCATTACATTTTTTATCGGGCTCTATTAATTTTGATCCCGTTGTTACACCTATTGCTCCAAAACTGGCTTCGCAAATTGTATGGCTAGATGCTTTTATTATGAACGTGGACAGAACCGTTAGAAATACCAATATGCTTATCTGGTATAAAGAGTTGTGGTTAATTGACCATGGCGCATGTTTGTATTTTCATCACTCATTTACCGATTGGGAAACTCATGCCAAAAGCCGTTTTGCTTTGGTAAAAGACCATGTTTTATTACCTAAGGCCGAGTTACTGGAAGAGGTAAACGAGGCGTTTAAAAAGATTTTAACAGCAGAAAAAATAAAGGAAATAGTAATGCTTATTCCCGATGAATGGCTGAATTGGGAAGATACCAATGAGAGCCCGGAAGCATTGAGAGAAATATATTACCAATTTTTAGTTACTAGATTAGGTCATTCAGATACTTTTATAAACGAAGCGCAAGATGCAAGAAAAACACTTATATGAGTACGCTGTTATTCGCGTGTTACCAATAGTTGAGCGAGAAGAATTCGTGAATGTTGGTATTATTCTTTTTTGCAAAAAAGCAAAATTTATCAAAGTGCATTATACCGTTGATGAAGCTAAATTATTGGTATTTTCTAAGGAGCTGGACATCGACCAGATTAAATTGAATTTACAATCGTTGGAAGGAATAGCCAGTGGTAATAAAAAATGTGGGCCTATTGCACAATTAGACGTGCCATCACGTTTCAGGTGGCTAAGTGCAGTAAGAAGCTCCGCTATCCAACTGTCAAGACCACACCCAGGTTTATGTAATGATTTAGAGCAAACAGCTAAGCGTTTGTTTGAAGAATTGGTTTTGTAAAAATTGATTTATTATTTACTCCTGATAGCATCAACAGGGTTTAAGCGAGAGGCTGTTAATGCGGGTAAAAAACCGGAAATAACACCAATAACAATACTGGTGACAACACCTATTACAATGTTTTTGAAGCTGAGGTAAAATACAAAATCAAAAGCACTGCCTAATATGGTTACAATGCCCCATACCAGTAATAAACCGGTGGCACAACCCAACAAGCAAAGTATAATGGCTTCAATTAAAAACTCAATTAAAATAAAGTAGTTTTTAGCGCCTAAGCTTTTTTGAATACCTATTTGGTTGGTTCTTTCTTTTACGCTTACAAACATAATATTGGCTATGCCGAAACCCCCTACAAGCATGGCAAATAAGCCTATTATCCAACCGGCTATGTTAACGGTTGCAAAAGTTTGATCCAGTTGTTGGGTAATTAAAGTGGTTTTATTCAAAGCAAAGTTTTCTTCCTGTCCGGGTTTTAGTTTCCGTTTGCTCCTCATAATTCCATTTATTTCCTGTTCCAGTGCTGGTATTCCACTTAAGCCTGCTTTTACATGTATG of Bacteroidota bacterium contains these proteins:
- a CDS encoding HipA family kinase, whose product is MTVEKISLRTIEVTRYITPLREGGSLPALAEAADDFKYVLKFRGSGQGPKVLIAELVGGEIARALGLKIPELVFANLDEAFGQTEADQEIQDLLKASKGLNLALHFLSGSINFDPVVTPIAPKLASQIVWLDAFIMNVDRTVRNTNMLIWYKELWLIDHGACLYFHHSFTDWETHAKSRFALVKDHVLLPKAELLEEVNEAFKKILTAEKIKEIVMLIPDEWLNWEDTNESPEALREIYYQFLVTRLGHSDTFINEAQDARKTLI
- a CDS encoding DUF3037 domain-containing protein, which produces MQEKHLYEYAVIRVLPIVEREEFVNVGIILFCKKAKFIKVHYTVDEAKLLVFSKELDIDQIKLNLQSLEGIASGNKKCGPIAQLDVPSRFRWLSAVRSSAIQLSRPHPGLCNDLEQTAKRLFEELVL